One Chitinivorax sp. B genomic region harbors:
- a CDS encoding YhdP family protein — MSDTSPSKASIYFRFCRKLVSRAIAWHCRAILRITLAVGVLLLAVWATLQFWLFPNLDQYRPDLVRLATREIGLPMTIGNLSGYWDGLSPRIVFRDVHLFDTGGRPAVAFDQVSATVSWWSPVLFKLRFASLTLERPALVVRRSQEGVISLAGIPLNGDGPDSGFGDWVLEQSAIDIRQAQLTWLDDQFQAPPLTVDQVDFRLDNRFGYHRFTLLGRPPAQLASQLMLQGNLRGKRLTELGGWSGQTRFSLDYADLAAWRQWIHYPVSLERGKGGVSGQLTLDRGKPKRLQMALKLNDVQVRLGPQLSTLSVQRMNTEFNLERTGQRYDLQIAQFDLDRRQGADIRQRNLQVELTDTGAGGWQLTQLNAPALDLAPLAELASTLPLPERVNRALQQSNPKGRLRDVRFEWAAAPAQSYRFSGAFEQVSLAPIDGSPGVTSLTGAIMASEQGGTMTLDSQEASLTLPGVFERPLALTKLDAALDWKRDGKTWRAQFRRMRVVNPDLNLRVSGEYRYTGKGAGWADLQAELGSVNASAVWRYMPLVTSADFRHWLQAALKAGTAENARMVLRGELDQFPFERPNSGEFRVDVDARDIDLMFGPGWPRIDKLNAKLAFVGDRLRIDGKSGNIFGTRILKVQGDIPSLNRGDKLLINGEVEGRTDDFLRFVDSSPVDQALDGFTRGIKAQGNARLGIKLDIPLQHTDDTKVAGLVRLASNRLDFGKSIPLLNNVTGTLQFTERGIAFNNLAGEALGGRYVANADTLADGTVRITGRGRVTGAGLQGWLDRPLYRQLKGDTAFQLGLLIRHNGTDLLVESNLQGMAADLPPPFAKAASEQRPLRLQLADSAGQTRWQLRLDRQLMLDMLERPDQPMAGNVVLNPLPEQAGLGGEPIPMAGTIRSGVNVSGTLSAFDVDRWLPLLSSGDGSSTLASLSINDVRANSMTILDKTLRDVKLSAQHEGSSWLFNVSSHELQGVISWNSHESGRVTARLKRLQLPLANAERSPDAVSMTQGNNLPWLDIAIDNVLYKEKNIGKLELRAQPRNDTLRFERLVLQAPDGTLKADGLWAFRIRPESSQFNFRIESDDVGKYLARFGYADTIRKGNAKLEGKLSWQGSPYDPVLATLTGQMMLEAKNGQFEKIDPGIGRLLGILSLQSLPRRMTLDFGDVFSEGLAFDTVTGRVLVNKGVMNTDNGVIVGPAAVITMKGDVDVVKETQNLSVRVVPKVGDGISIAAWAALANPLAGVGALVLQKLMQEPIGQLIAYEYRISGDWREPKVEKGIPAKPKREPQSGK, encoded by the coding sequence ATGTCTGATACTTCGCCAAGCAAGGCTTCCATTTACTTCCGTTTTTGTCGCAAGCTCGTCTCACGCGCCATTGCTTGGCACTGTCGTGCCATATTACGCATCACCTTGGCTGTTGGTGTGCTGTTGTTGGCCGTGTGGGCGACATTGCAGTTCTGGTTGTTTCCCAATCTGGATCAATACCGGCCGGACTTGGTGAGATTGGCCACTCGCGAGATCGGCTTGCCGATGACGATTGGCAATTTGTCAGGTTATTGGGATGGTCTGTCACCGCGTATTGTGTTCCGGGATGTCCATCTATTCGATACTGGCGGGCGGCCCGCAGTTGCGTTTGATCAAGTGTCAGCGACAGTGTCATGGTGGTCACCAGTGCTGTTCAAGCTCCGTTTTGCGTCGCTGACGTTGGAACGCCCAGCATTGGTGGTGCGACGTAGCCAGGAGGGTGTGATTTCCCTGGCAGGTATCCCGTTGAATGGTGATGGCCCTGATAGTGGTTTTGGCGATTGGGTGCTTGAGCAGTCTGCCATCGATATTCGCCAGGCGCAGCTGACCTGGCTGGATGATCAGTTTCAGGCGCCACCGTTGACGGTCGATCAGGTCGACTTCCGCCTGGACAATCGGTTCGGCTACCACCGTTTTACATTGTTGGGCAGACCACCAGCCCAGCTGGCATCACAACTGATGCTGCAAGGTAATCTGCGTGGTAAGCGACTGACCGAATTGGGCGGTTGGTCTGGCCAGACACGTTTCTCGCTCGACTACGCGGATCTGGCTGCCTGGCGCCAATGGATTCATTACCCGGTCTCGCTTGAGCGTGGTAAGGGGGGCGTCAGTGGTCAGCTTACGCTGGACCGTGGCAAGCCAAAACGCTTACAGATGGCGTTAAAGTTGAATGATGTGCAGGTCAGGTTAGGTCCGCAATTGTCGACACTGAGCGTACAGCGCATGAATACTGAATTCAACCTGGAGCGAACCGGCCAGCGCTATGATCTGCAGATTGCTCAGTTTGATCTGGACCGCCGTCAAGGGGCTGACATCCGGCAGCGCAACTTGCAAGTGGAACTGACAGATACAGGAGCGGGCGGCTGGCAGTTGACCCAGTTGAATGCGCCAGCTCTGGATTTGGCACCACTGGCCGAATTGGCCAGTACCTTACCCTTGCCAGAGCGAGTCAACCGCGCCCTGCAACAGTCCAATCCAAAGGGGCGATTGCGGGATGTTCGTTTTGAATGGGCGGCCGCGCCTGCACAAAGCTATCGTTTCAGTGGTGCATTTGAGCAGGTCAGCCTGGCGCCTATTGATGGTTCGCCAGGTGTTACCAGTTTGACGGGTGCGATCATGGCTAGCGAGCAAGGTGGCACCATGACACTGGATAGCCAGGAGGCCAGCTTGACCTTGCCGGGTGTATTCGAGCGTCCCCTCGCATTGACCAAGCTGGATGCCGCATTGGATTGGAAGCGGGATGGCAAGACTTGGCGGGCGCAGTTTCGCCGCATGCGGGTCGTCAACCCAGATCTGAATCTGCGGGTTTCCGGTGAATATCGATACACTGGCAAGGGCGCGGGCTGGGCCGATTTACAGGCTGAACTGGGCAGTGTAAATGCCAGCGCGGTGTGGCGTTATATGCCGCTGGTGACGTCTGCGGATTTTCGCCATTGGTTACAGGCAGCGCTGAAAGCCGGCACAGCAGAAAATGCCCGCATGGTGTTGCGTGGTGAATTGGATCAATTTCCATTTGAACGACCCAACAGCGGTGAGTTCCGGGTAGATGTGGATGCCCGTGATATCGATTTGATGTTTGGTCCGGGTTGGCCGAGAATCGACAAATTGAATGCAAAATTGGCCTTTGTTGGTGATCGACTGCGGATCGATGGCAAAAGTGGCAACATATTTGGTACACGCATTCTGAAAGTGCAAGGTGATATCCCCAGCCTTAACCGGGGTGACAAGCTGTTGATCAATGGTGAAGTAGAAGGTAGAACGGATGATTTTCTGCGGTTTGTCGACAGCAGCCCGGTAGACCAAGCGTTGGATGGTTTCACCCGAGGTATCAAGGCGCAAGGGAATGCTCGTTTGGGTATCAAGTTGGATATCCCGTTGCAACATACCGATGACACCAAGGTTGCTGGTCTTGTCCGTTTAGCGAGTAATCGACTGGATTTCGGGAAGTCCATTCCGCTCCTAAACAATGTCACGGGAACACTGCAGTTCACGGAACGGGGTATCGCCTTCAATAATCTTGCGGGGGAGGCTTTGGGTGGACGCTATGTGGCGAATGCAGATACCTTGGCGGACGGTACAGTGCGTATTACAGGACGCGGCCGGGTGACCGGGGCTGGTTTGCAAGGCTGGTTGGATCGTCCCTTGTATCGACAGCTGAAAGGCGATACAGCCTTTCAGTTGGGGTTGTTGATCCGTCACAACGGGACTGATCTGCTGGTGGAATCGAATTTGCAGGGTATGGCAGCCGATCTGCCACCGCCGTTTGCCAAGGCGGCGAGTGAGCAGCGTCCATTACGATTGCAATTGGCGGATAGTGCAGGGCAGACCCGTTGGCAACTGCGGCTTGATCGGCAACTGATGTTGGATATGCTGGAAAGGCCGGATCAGCCAATGGCGGGCAATGTTGTATTGAATCCGCTGCCGGAACAAGCTGGCTTAGGGGGTGAGCCGATTCCAATGGCTGGAACAATCCGGTCTGGGGTCAATGTGTCCGGTACGTTGTCAGCATTTGATGTCGATCGTTGGTTGCCATTGCTGAGTAGCGGTGATGGTAGCAGCACGCTGGCTTCGTTGAGCATCAATGATGTACGTGCCAACAGCATGACCATTCTGGACAAGACATTGCGCGATGTGAAGCTGAGTGCACAGCATGAAGGCAGCTCATGGCTGTTCAATGTCAGCAGCCATGAACTGCAGGGTGTTATCAGTTGGAACAGTCACGAAAGCGGCCGCGTGACAGCCCGATTGAAACGTTTGCAGCTGCCATTGGCCAATGCAGAGCGTAGCCCGGATGCCGTCAGCATGACTCAAGGTAATAACCTGCCTTGGCTTGATATTGCCATCGACAACGTGCTCTATAAAGAAAAGAACATCGGCAAGCTCGAGCTACGTGCCCAGCCACGTAACGATACCTTGCGTTTCGAACGCCTGGTCTTGCAGGCGCCGGATGGTACCTTGAAAGCTGATGGCTTATGGGCATTCCGGATCCGGCCGGAAAGCTCGCAGTTCAATTTCCGGATTGAAAGTGATGATGTCGGTAAATACCTAGCCCGCTTCGGTTACGCCGACACGATCCGCAAAGGTAATGCCAAGCTGGAGGGGAAATTGAGTTGGCAGGGCAGCCCTTATGACCCGGTGCTGGCCACCTTGACCGGTCAGATGATGCTGGAGGCTAAAAATGGCCAGTTCGAAAAGATCGACCCAGGCATTGGTAGGCTATTGGGTATTCTGTCGTTGCAGTCCTTGCCACGTCGCATGACGCTTGATTTTGGTGATGTATTCAGTGAGGGATTGGCGTTTGACACCGTGACCGGCAGGGTGCTGGTCAACAAAGGGGTCATGAATACCGACAATGGTGTGATTGTTGGGCCTGCTGCTGTCATTACCATGAAAGGCGATGTGGATGTGGTGAAAGAAACACAGAACCTGTCGGTACGTGTCGTACCCAAGGTCGGCGATGGGATTTCCATTGCGGCCTGGGCTGCATTGGCCAACCCATTGGCTGGTGTCGGTGCGTTGGTACTGCAGAAGCTGATGCAGGAACCGATCGGGCAATTGATTGCCTATGAATACCGGATCAGTGGCGATTGGCGGGAGCCCAAAGTGGAAAAGGGTATACCCGCTAAACCCAAGCGAGAGCCGCAGTCAGGAAAGTAA
- a CDS encoding carbon-nitrogen hydrolase family protein, which translates to MSTKAHTSSRSKKAVPQSVVGATRVAAIQMASGPSVSANLTEAEMLLDMAAKEGAKLAVLPEYFAIMGMKETDKVDAREEEGKGPIQRFLAKMAKKYKMWIIGGSVPLVSSQLGKVRNACLVYDDKGKQVARYDKIHLFGLEMGEEKYSEERTIEPGKDVIVVETPFGRIGLSICYDLRFPELYRAMHPVDLIVVPAAFTETTGKAHWEPLLRARAIENLVYIIAAAQGGYHRNGRETHGDSMIIDPWGVVLDRLSRGSGIVIANINPAYQQRLRGSLPALSHRTL; encoded by the coding sequence ATGTCTACCAAAGCACATACATCAAGCAGGAGCAAAAAAGCCGTACCCCAATCCGTTGTCGGTGCAACCCGCGTGGCGGCAATTCAAATGGCCTCCGGACCGTCGGTATCGGCCAATCTGACGGAAGCGGAGATGCTGCTGGATATGGCGGCCAAGGAAGGGGCCAAGTTGGCGGTCTTGCCTGAGTACTTCGCTATCATGGGCATGAAGGAAACCGACAAGGTCGATGCCAGGGAGGAGGAAGGTAAAGGACCAATCCAGCGTTTTCTAGCCAAGATGGCCAAGAAATACAAAATGTGGATCATTGGTGGCTCGGTGCCATTGGTCAGCAGCCAGTTGGGTAAGGTCCGCAATGCCTGTCTGGTGTATGACGACAAAGGCAAGCAGGTCGCTCGGTATGACAAGATCCATCTATTCGGTTTGGAGATGGGTGAGGAAAAGTATTCCGAAGAGCGCACGATTGAACCAGGTAAGGATGTGATCGTAGTTGAGACGCCATTCGGCCGCATCGGATTGTCGATTTGCTATGACCTGCGTTTCCCGGAACTGTATCGTGCTATGCATCCCGTTGACTTGATCGTGGTGCCGGCGGCCTTTACCGAAACGACTGGTAAGGCGCATTGGGAGCCACTGCTGCGTGCCCGGGCGATTGAAAATCTGGTTTATATCATTGCTGCAGCACAGGGTGGTTACCACCGCAATGGCCGTGAAACCCATGGCGACAGCATGATCATTGATCCGTGGGGGGTGGTGCTGGATCGGTTGTCGCGTGGTTCGGGAATCGTGATTGCCAACATCAATCCAGCCTACCAGCAGCGCCTTCGTGGTAGCCTGCCGGCACTGTCGCATCGCACCTTGTGA
- the tldD gene encoding metalloprotease TldD, which produces MQTQATSAIYQPNPSVLFETARDTLLAPYSLDDHALDHVFGDIMTHDVDYADLYFQYSRSEGWTLEEGIVKSGSFNIDQGVGVRAVSGEKTAFAYSDDISLPALKQAADATRAIARHGGSRQIGVVQQHHGRGLYLPHDPIASLTDSDKIELLERIEGYARALDPRVTQVIAHLAAEYEVVMVARHDGVRAADVRPLVRLSIQVIVEEAGKREQGSAGGGGRFDYAYFNDAILRDYAAKAVHQAVINLSARPAPAGEMTVVLGAGWPGILLHEAIGHGLEGDFNRKGSSAFSGRIGEKVAATGVTVVDDGTLHQRRGSLNVDDEGNPTQCTMLIENGILRGYLQDSLNARLMDVPVTGNGRRESYAHIPMPRMTNTYMLSGDKTRDEIIASVKHGIYAANFGGGQVDITSGKFVFSAAEAYMIEDGKITYPVKGATLIGNGPDVLTRVTMIGNDMELDPGVGTCGKEGQSVPVGVGQPTLRIDGGLTVGGTA; this is translated from the coding sequence ATGCAGACACAAGCCACAAGCGCAATCTATCAACCTAACCCGTCGGTCTTGTTCGAGACCGCACGGGATACCCTGTTAGCCCCTTATTCGCTGGATGATCATGCGCTGGATCATGTGTTCGGCGATATCATGACGCATGATGTGGACTATGCCGATCTGTATTTCCAATACAGCCGTTCGGAAGGTTGGACGCTAGAAGAAGGAATCGTCAAATCCGGTAGCTTCAATATCGATCAGGGTGTGGGTGTCCGCGCAGTTTCTGGTGAGAAAACTGCTTTTGCCTATTCCGATGATATCAGCCTGCCTGCGCTGAAGCAGGCAGCTGATGCCACCCGTGCCATTGCGCGTCACGGTGGCAGTCGCCAGATCGGTGTTGTGCAGCAGCATCATGGCCGTGGTCTTTACCTGCCGCACGATCCGATCGCCAGTCTTACCGATTCGGACAAGATTGAGCTACTGGAGCGGATTGAAGGTTATGCCCGTGCGCTGGACCCGCGAGTGACACAGGTGATTGCGCATTTGGCTGCCGAATACGAGGTCGTGATGGTGGCGCGTCATGATGGGGTACGGGCTGCCGATGTGCGCCCGTTGGTACGGTTGTCGATTCAGGTGATTGTAGAGGAAGCTGGTAAGCGGGAACAAGGTAGCGCTGGTGGAGGTGGCCGCTTTGATTACGCCTATTTTAACGATGCCATACTGCGTGATTATGCCGCGAAGGCGGTTCATCAGGCGGTGATCAATCTTTCTGCTCGACCTGCACCGGCTGGTGAAATGACGGTAGTGCTGGGCGCGGGCTGGCCCGGCATTTTGTTGCACGAAGCCATTGGCCATGGACTCGAAGGTGATTTCAATCGCAAGGGTTCTAGCGCCTTCTCTGGTCGAATCGGAGAAAAGGTGGCGGCAACCGGCGTTACCGTTGTGGATGACGGCACGCTACATCAGCGTCGTGGTTCATTGAATGTCGATGACGAGGGAAATCCGACCCAATGCACTATGCTGATCGAAAATGGCATTCTACGTGGCTATCTGCAGGATTCGCTGAATGCACGTCTGATGGACGTGCCAGTAACAGGTAACGGCCGCCGTGAAAGTTATGCCCATATCCCGATGCCACGTATGACCAATACCTATATGTTGTCTGGTGATAAAACCCGTGACGAGATCATTGCTTCGGTCAAGCATGGCATATATGCCGCCAATTTTGGTGGTGGCCAGGTTGATATTACCAGTGGCAAATTCGTGTTTTCTGCCGCTGAGGCCTACATGATCGAGGATGGCAAGATCACCTATCCGGTGAAAGGGGCTACGTTGATCGGCAACGGCCCAGATGTACTGACTCGAGTTACCATGATTGGCAATGACATGGAGCTGGACCCTGGTGTGGGTACCTGTGGTAAGGAAGGTCAAAGTGTACCGGTTGGTGTTGGGCAGCCTACCTTGCGTATCGATGGTGGATTGACCGTGGGCGGTACAGCCTGA
- a CDS encoding nitronate monooxygenase: MKTRLTELLGIEHPVVCPGMSWIAVPELVAAVSNAGGLGILATGPLTAVQTREAIRQIRSLTDKPFGIGCTLMMPGARENAEVALKDQVPVINFSLGKGDWIVQRAHAYGGKVIATVVTEKHAQAAERIGCDALLVTGHEAAAHGGEVTSLVLVPAIARKVKIPVIATGGFGNGAGLLAALALGADGVAMGTRFAMTRESPVHSQTKAAIAEKQVSDTLYSTRFDGIPCRVMKTPMSEYLQKKPMGLIKALFTSLTVAREMRMPIPKLLLGTVLKGPGMMLQIAYFGAATPRFKKATEQGDLDHGVQMIGQVQGLIDDVPTVAELMPRIMNEAVLAFDSLSNQCK, encoded by the coding sequence ATGAAAACACGCCTGACTGAATTGCTTGGCATTGAGCATCCTGTTGTTTGCCCTGGTATGAGCTGGATTGCTGTGCCGGAGCTCGTGGCTGCAGTCAGTAATGCCGGTGGTCTGGGGATTTTGGCGACCGGGCCCCTGACTGCAGTGCAGACTCGTGAAGCAATTCGTCAGATTCGAAGTCTGACGGACAAACCATTTGGTATTGGTTGTACGTTGATGATGCCGGGCGCAAGGGAAAATGCGGAGGTCGCACTGAAAGATCAGGTACCAGTCATCAATTTCTCACTGGGCAAAGGTGATTGGATCGTACAGCGTGCTCATGCCTACGGTGGGAAGGTGATTGCAACCGTAGTTACTGAAAAACATGCACAGGCAGCCGAACGAATCGGCTGTGATGCTTTATTGGTTACTGGGCATGAAGCAGCCGCGCACGGCGGAGAGGTGACCTCGCTGGTGCTGGTGCCAGCCATTGCACGGAAAGTGAAGATTCCGGTTATTGCGACAGGCGGTTTCGGGAATGGCGCTGGATTATTGGCTGCATTAGCGCTTGGGGCAGATGGCGTTGCCATGGGGACCCGCTTTGCCATGACGCGAGAAAGCCCGGTGCACAGCCAGACCAAGGCAGCAATTGCAGAAAAGCAGGTGTCTGATACGCTGTATTCAACCCGCTTCGACGGCATCCCATGTCGTGTCATGAAAACACCCATGAGTGAGTACTTGCAAAAGAAACCGATGGGGTTGATCAAAGCTTTGTTTACCTCGCTTACTGTTGCACGCGAGATGCGGATGCCAATCCCCAAGCTACTGTTGGGTACAGTGCTGAAAGGGCCCGGCATGATGTTGCAGATTGCGTATTTTGGCGCAGCCACCCCTCGTTTCAAGAAAGCAACAGAACAGGGTGATCTCGATCATGGTGTGCAGATGATCGGGCAGGTACAGGGCTTGATTGATGATGTGCCGACTGTGGCTGAGCTGATGCCCAGAATCATGAATGAGGCGGTCCTGGCATTCGACAGTTTGTCGAATCAGTGCAAATAA
- a CDS encoding M14-type cytosolic carboxypeptidase translates to MKISTHFDAGSIEVINTERADDIQLKIRQDSHSDFLQWFYFRLQGAANQPCSMRILNAGETSYAKGWEDYRAVASYDREHWFRVSTRFDGKEMVIDHTPQANSVYYAYFEPYSHERHLDLIGMATDNPWCEVEDLGCTVDGRDFDMLIVGDQDPAKRKIWVTARQHPGETMAEWFVEGLLERLLDEDDAIARSLLAKANFYIVPNMNPDGSVRGNLRTNAAGANLNREWMEPSMDRSPEVFLVRQKMHQIGVDLFLDAHGDEALPYIFVAGCEGNPNYSDRLHILEDAFKRNLALANPDFQDKFGYERDKPGEANLTLATNYVGQHFDCLAYTLEMPFKDNANLPDEEYGWSGERSKKLGASTLQAFLAVIDQLR, encoded by the coding sequence ATGAAGATCAGTACTCATTTTGACGCTGGCAGTATTGAAGTCATCAATACTGAACGTGCTGACGATATCCAACTCAAGATTCGTCAGGATTCACATTCCGATTTCCTGCAATGGTTCTATTTCCGTTTGCAAGGGGCAGCCAATCAACCATGTTCAATGAGAATTCTGAACGCGGGTGAGACTTCCTATGCCAAGGGTTGGGAAGACTATCGTGCAGTTGCGTCATATGACCGCGAACACTGGTTCCGAGTGTCTACGCGTTTCGATGGCAAGGAAATGGTCATCGATCACACACCACAAGCCAATAGTGTGTACTACGCCTATTTTGAACCGTACTCTCACGAGCGGCATCTGGATTTGATCGGCATGGCCACCGACAATCCATGGTGTGAAGTGGAAGACCTGGGGTGTACAGTGGATGGCCGCGATTTTGATATGTTGATTGTCGGTGATCAGGACCCAGCAAAACGTAAGATCTGGGTGACGGCACGTCAACATCCAGGTGAAACCATGGCTGAGTGGTTTGTCGAAGGGCTACTGGAGCGCCTGCTGGATGAAGATGACGCCATCGCCCGTAGCCTGTTGGCGAAAGCCAACTTTTACATTGTGCCAAACATGAACCCTGACGGTTCAGTGCGTGGCAATCTTCGAACCAATGCAGCTGGTGCGAACTTGAATCGGGAGTGGATGGAGCCCAGTATGGACCGTAGCCCGGAAGTGTTTCTGGTGCGTCAAAAAATGCATCAGATTGGTGTGGATCTTTTCCTGGATGCGCATGGTGACGAGGCATTGCCCTATATCTTTGTGGCGGGCTGTGAAGGCAATCCAAATTACAGTGATCGGCTGCACATACTGGAGGATGCATTCAAGCGCAACTTGGCGCTAGCCAACCCTGATTTTCAGGACAAATTCGGCTATGAGCGAGACAAGCCGGGAGAAGCAAATCTGACACTGGCCACCAACTATGTTGGTCAGCATTTCGACTGCCTGGCCTATACCCTGGAAATGCCATTCAAGGACAACGCCAACCTGCCAGACGAAGAATATGGTTGGAGCGGGGAGCGTAGTAAGAAGTTGGGTGCCAGCACGCTACAGGCATTTTTGGCAGTGATTGATCAGTTGCGCTGA